The Sminthopsis crassicaudata isolate SCR6 chromosome 5, ASM4859323v1, whole genome shotgun sequence genome contains the following window.
CTTATTTGCAGCAAAGTATCCAGAAGCTTAAAGAGAAGTTGCTTTTCCTACTCTGGGGAAAAGGTGGAAAAATGCAGCTCATTATGCTCAGATTATTGGAAAAGGGCCCCATTTCCCTCTAGGGGAGTCCCAACCTGGTTCCTCAATGCTGGCTTCCTTTTTAGGGCTGGGGGATGTAGGGTaaccctctctccccttcctagGAACCACCCCCACACCTGGCCTTTCCTCAGGGAATGACAAGAGAGCTATTTGAAGGCAGTTCCCCTGGCATATTTATAACCTGCCTCTCACCGGATGCTGCTTTTAGCCCagacgtgtgtgtgtgcgtgcgtgtgcatgcacacacacgtgcacacgcATGCGCCTGTATGcctgtatgtgagtgtgtgtgaatgtgcatGTGGGGGGGAGGCTCTGTCTCAAGCTGGACGCCCTGTCTGGGTATGGAAAGAGTGAGTAAGGGTGAGTGGTGGGCAGTTCTGCATGGATATTCCTGCTCACACCACAGCCAAACagcttattttctctttgttatttttctccttctgggCTGGTGGTTTTAGCTGGCGCTGaggggggtgggaggtggggagcTGCACCCCAGGATATTTGCAGCCCCACTGACAGGGTTTTTCCAGGGTGCAAATGCCCTAGATGTATGCTACTGCCGGCAGGCTGGGGCCCCCAGACAACTTCATGCATACCAGTTCCTCCACCCAGCTCTCAGgtttttccttcctgcctttcctcccttccattcTGGAGTTTTTTAGTTGTAAAATCACCCCTTGATACTCTAATACCAGCCTATGTCTAAAGATTCTGATTGAACCAATTGAAACTGGAGTATCCAAAGTAGTCCCCCGGGTCCCTTCCCCAATTTAGGcaaagctttcttttccttttcccctgccTCAGAGTATCTCATTCTATTTAAATGGCAGCCCTCTGATACTCTGTCTGTTTTCATTCTGCTCCCCAGTTTCCAGAGAAGTCTCCATGAGCAACTTGGAAAGAAAAGATCTGACCTTAAGATTTTTTGGGTACTTTATAGATGTCTTGCacctaattatctcattttagccCAATAACCCAAATGAGGTAGTTACTGTACAGATAATAATAGCTCTGTTTCACAGACAAAAAAAAGAGCCAAAGCAAGATTTGCCAAATTATGTAATTTCTAGTGAGGGAAGCCTTTTGACTTCCAGGCCATTATTTTGTATTACCTCTTGTATGGTCTCTTCAGTGTCTTTAAGCTTCTTTATCCCCATTCATCTCCTGTCCCTAAGGTAGACTAAAGGTTGTGGGGTATAACAATGGGAGAGATGGATGCTCCCTAGGTTAAGAGAGGAATAATATATGATTCTTCCCCAGATTCCTCCCCACATGTCCTTGGATTCTTCAGTATCTCCTCCTCTCCAAAgtaaatccattctttttttctttggaacAAGGAGTTAGCTAATATGGAAGTAGAGTTTAAGAAAAAGTCTAGATGCTTAGCTTGAAGGTTTTTGTCtttcaaaagtaaagaaaatttgGTAAGTGAGAAGTATTTAAGATTATGATTAGGACTCAGGATTCCAGGGAAGGTGCTCGTTAGGTCTACGGTTAGGATAACAAGCATTTGCAAACTTGTTGAATATACAGTGAATGTTTTGATTACTGTTAGAATCACAGTTCTGGTTTCAGTCAGTATTGATGTTTAATTAAGATTACATTTTGGTGAAGATTGCGTGTGGattaattttatgatttgatTCCTAATTTCCTTGCTCCTCTCCTTCTTATgtccttttcatttctatatattatgctCCTATGATCATTACTTTTCAGTTCCAGTCTTTTAGACCTAGGATGCCATAATCAGTTTCCTGAAACTTCCATACTCCCTAGTggctggtttttgtttgtttgtttgtttgtttgttttgatttaggAACCTAACTAGGAAGATTGCCTATCTTTtagggggttgtttgttttttacaaaaaaaaaattttgaagctgAAGTCAGGACAGATGGACCTCACTTCTGTCATTAACATAATCACATCTGACAGttgtattacaatttttaaaatttccaagcACTTTTACATCGATGATCTCATgaataaccctgtgagataatTAGGGCAGGTAGAATGGATTTCCATTTGGTCAATGAAGAAATCCAAGGAAGAAATCAGtggagaggaagaaatcaaagcagaGGGGGGGAATCGTGGTTTAGCAGAAAGGACACTAGAGTTGAGGCAAGAGATGAGTTTGAATGCAGCCTCTGATAGTTCATAACTGTGGAATCTGGCATgagtcccttaacctctctgagcattagtttcctcttctaaaaaatgaaaggattgtatTAGATAATATCTCAGGCTCCCTTCTGTTTCTGAATCCTATTATATCTATGATATAAacaaaatgatgttttaaaacaGAAATTGGGGCATAGAagataaatgatttttctgaGATCACATGGCTATTTAGAGATTCCAACCCATATCCAGGGACTTCACTAATTGTGCTCTTTCCATAAGAGAAGAGGGTCCATCAGTGGCCTAGAGAAGGTCAATCAGAGGTCAATGATTCTGACTCTCTGGCCTTACCTCTTAAGGGTCCCAGTCTGTTCCTATTCCTAAGACTCCATTTACTCCTGAGCTGCTGGAAATGTAAAGATCCTTGCTGAGAAAAGGTGGGGTTAGAACCAACAATGGTATgttcaaggaaaaaaacatttatatcactgataaaaaatagaaattttattctGCAAAGGAACATATACTACAAGGGACATAGGAATTGACAATGGTTACATAAAAGAGAAATGTTCGTTTTTGTGGCCAACGATATCTTTGAAAAGACATAAAGAAGAAAGGTAAGAAGGAACAGGGAAGGGCAAAAGAGCAAGTGAAGGAGTGAGATTGAATCTGGAGGTAGGGGTAGTTCTGTGGATCAGGCTGGGACCCAGCACAATAAATAGGTTTATTTACAAGAACCAAATCCTCGGCTTTGTATCCACAGTTCAGTGCAAATTATTTACACACTGACTAAGGAGGAGGATGGGAGAGGGTGAGAGTGGGGACATAGTAGGTCATTGCAGAGACTGAGTAGAGCTTATCTGGGTCTCCCTAAACCCATTAGACACATCATCACAGCTGTCCTTCTCCCCTAGAAGTCTTCTGTCCCTGCTGTAGGTAAGGAGAGAGGTGGGCACTGCCCATGCTTTGATGCCTGAGGCTGGGTCCTGGGTCTCAAGCCTGCTTAGCTTTCTAGTACCTGGAGCCTCCTCCCAgtccaggaaaaaaaagtagaagcgCCTGTAGAGGaaccaaaggggaaaaagcaaAAGACCGGGGAATGGtgcaaagatgaaaggaaaaaaggaatattaaagggggaaagagaatatAGAGGATCACTATCAAAGATAGTGGGTTTCTTTCTCTAACATCTAATTGAAATCAGTTCTGTGCTGGAACTGAGTGGGCTAAAGGAGGACTTCACAGAAGGGGAGGGGGCAGTGCTGAAGAGTATTTCCACTAGGATAAGCTCTAGGGAAATAGCTATGAGAGTACACTTGTCGTCCCGGGATTGTGGGTTAATGGTTCATCCTAAAAGATTTTCTGTTCCCTTAACTGAACTGGGAAGGACGGAATGGgtggagggtgtgtgtgtgtgtgtgtgtgtgtgtgtgtgtgtgtgtgtgtgtgtgtgtgaaataggTAACTGTGGAGAAGGGAAGGTGGGGAAAGGGGGATATTAGTGGACCACGGGAAATGAGGAGAGGGGTTTCTGATCCGGGAGTTCTCCTGGCATTCCCAGGGCTGTGTGACTTCAATGCAGGGCGAGAGTCCAAAAGGAAATTTCCTTCGAAGGCTGTGGATCGCAGGTGCCCCTCACAGACATTCGTGCAGCACTCGCGTGTGGGTGCAGTTGCGGCAGCTGACATGGCAGCACCAGTGGAAGGTGCAGTTGCAGCGCTCGGTGACGCGCTGCGTGCGCGTGCGGTGGCCTCGCCCGCAGCACAGAAGCTCGCAGCCGTCCAGGGCCGGGGAAGAGCTGTTGCAGGCGCGTCCCGCGGTGCCCGCCGTGCCCATGCGCCCACTATAGGTGCAGAAGTTGGGTGACTTCTCGAAATAAACGAGGTCGTGAGGTGAGGGCGGCTTGTGGGCAGGGTCTTCCGGCTCTAGGCGCAGTAGCTCTGCGCGGGATGCGCGATTACTGCCCCTGTTGCCGTAGAGCACGCGCGAGGCGCCGTCAAAGCGGTCCCTCAGCACGTCCCCCACCGCGCGCAGCGTGGGCAATCTCATCCAGCAAGTGCGCACCGTGCAGGAGCCCGACATCCCGTGGCACTTGCATTCCTGGCGCATCTCCGAGAACACAGTCTGTGGGGAAGAGATAGTCGTCAGTTCCCGTAGCCTCTCCTGATCATCCTACTTCCCCAATAGCATCCTGTCATCTCCTAGAGCAGCCGAGAGCACGCAGGGTTCCACCCCGAGTGGCTGAACCTTGGAACCCCacctgcttccttcctttcctcctaatTCTCTCGCGGAGCAGCGGGTACCAATGGGGAAAGCTCTCTATTCGGAATCGAAAAGTCTGGTTTGAGCTAGGTCTCCCACTTAATGGGCAAGACAAAATATGTAATTGAGGGAATTGGGCTAGATATTTTCTATGGATCCGTCTAAGTCTCCGACCCTATGACTCCTGTCCcgttctttgaccatttctttatTCCTCAGAGTCGGCTTGGCTGGTCAGTCAATCCACTCACTTGACCGCCATCCCCATCCCACTTTTTCTAGGCTCCAAACTCCCAATTTCACAGTATGCTCTCTATCCTAAGCCCACACTAACTcgttccctccccccccccaataatcTTGCTAACCTGGGCAGACTAACTGCCCCCCGCCCGCGTACACACACATCTGCTAATCTGAGGTCTAACTTTCGGATTGTGAGCCCTCTATGGCTTTCCGGTCCCCTTTATTATACATCCCACACACACTACAAGAACTCCCTTACTGTGCGCCCCGCCTCGTTGTTGTGAAGATTCATGAGGAAACGCAggtccctccccttctccccggAGTCCACAAATTCTCTGCCAAAAAGGCGACCAAAGTCGATGTTGTCACTGCAGCCGCCCCAGTGCCAGTCCGGACCTCCCGGGCCACGTCGCCGGTAGTCGCACGTACAAGATTCTATGGAACCCTCGGAACAGGAGCGAGCGACAGAGTGCGTCACCCCAGCAGATGTGATGGCGAAAATAAAAGCAGTCTCTCGGCATCCTGTTAGGAGAAGAGGAATGGGGGTCACTGGGCTGGGGGAAGCTATTGGGATTAGCCAGGAAGTGGGAAGTACTTGAAACTTCTTTTGGAATCTAGAAGTCTGAACACACGCACAGACGCATTCTCCTACATTCCTAGCCTCACAAACTGCTAGACACACAAACGCACACTCATATGCAACAAGTATTTTCATTGCTAAGGGTAGTTAAGAGAACACACAAGAttccttctgcctcagtttctccagtctTCATCCGGAAAAGAGGAGTAgtatgtaaagaaaaaatgagtagGCTGGAGAGACTGAGTCAGTAGTCATCCGAGGGCACTTAAACTTCCCAcacttcccccatcccttcccgaAGCGTAGCCTCTACTAAACTGAAGGTGACCGAGAGCTAGATCCTTTCCCAAATTTTCCTGGTAAGGAAAAGGGAATATAGGACGGGGCTGgagagggagacacacacacacacacacacacacacacacacacacacacacacacacacacacacaaagatagagatagagacgcgtacagagacacagagagacacagagagagagaaggaggaggaagggaaaaaagagaagtagaaaaagaaggggaaaaaaagaagtagaagtagaaaaagaagaaaagaaattgtcacatagtaagtacGCAATCACCATCTGTCGATTGATTGATTGTATATCTGTATGCCCTCTGGGAACAGTGCTAGCTTTAGCACTGACCTTATTTAAATTGGAGCTGCCGCAGGAATCTACCTAGCCTTCATCTACCTCCGATCCCACAATCTCCTCCCGCCTCCTCCCACCGCTCCCCATCGCCCCAATTCCCAATTTCACAGCGCACACCTCGGTTGACTATCTTGCCGAAAACGTGGGGTCCTGAAGCTGTGGGGCAGTTCCAGCGTCGATTCCGAAACTGCCACTTGCACTCCCTCACAGCACTCTGCAAACCGCCGCTCACACTGTGCAAGATCCCCGGGTTTTGACGAATTAGCCGCCGCTGCTTGCGGCTAAGCAACTGCAGACTCGGTTCCAGCACCAATTGCAAGCTCTTTGAATCGGTCAGTAGGTTGGTGGAGGACGCCACGTTCACTATGCCCCTGGGGTTGGACACAGATGTCAGGAGCTCGTGCTTAACTTGCGGTCTTAGAGCCCTGTCTCCACCACCATCACCCAGTCCCAAAAGAGCTGAGATTCTACCAATTCCAttctcttccatttaaaaaaggTGGAATAAATGCCTACAAGTCACCGTATCCCCTTCCCTGCTGCAGGAAAGCGGAGCTGCAGCAGTGCAGAAGAAAGCACCATAGACATAAAGCCAGGTGCCTGGCTTCCTGAGGTTCCGTTACACTCAATGTCAGCGGATAAGTATTAGGCATTTGTATTTCGGTTCCCAATTTCGGTCCCCAACACAAATTCATTCTCTTCCATCACCACCCTTCCCAGCGGTTCTGTAAAGATTGAGTAGCAAAGTGATCGAGACCCAAACCGAGATGCCAAACACTCTGCCCCCTTTCCCCCTTCAGAAAAGAGAGGAGACCTAGAATGAGGGAAAACCCCGAACTGCATCTAAGTTGAATCAAGGGTCTGAGGGCAGATTGGCTTGTACCCATTCACCACCAGGCTTGTAAAATTCGAGGGGCTTTCTTTTAGGAGAGCCCAAGGCCAGTATGATTATTTAGGTTGTTCAGTAGAAAGGAACTATTCGCTTTCCTCCCGCTTTCCTACAGTTGGACTTGTCCTATGTGGAGAGAAACTCTGGAAGAGTAAAGAGAGGGGGGAACGGGAAatgggcggggggggggaggagagacacagagagacagagagagagacagagagacagagacagagagacagagacagagagacagagacagagagacacagagagagaacagtAGACACAGAAGACCGGGGAGAAGTATTGGGAGATCCGCTGTTCCTAGCCTCGGTGATAGGAGTCGGAGAGTCCGAAGCGCAAGGGAAGAGCAGAGACTGGAATCTTATGCCTCCTAAGCCTCAAGCCTCCTGCAGCAACTTTGGACAGCTCTGGACAGCTCCGAggcccttttccctctcccagtctctctccctcccactcttATTCTCCGGGGGTTCTTCCCCTACAAAGGAATGGAGCTTGTGTGTAAGAATGCCCAATGTCTATGAaatctgtccatctgtctccgTGTATTTAAGACTTGAGTGGAAAACGTGGGGTTAGCAGCCCCGATTCCAGAGTCCCCTGACCTCGGATCACTCACCACCATCTGCCGCTGCTGTTGGCGGCCAGAACTCCAGGCATAGCCGCTAGCGCCAGCAGTGTGGCGGCTCCCCAGCTCAAAAGTAGAGTTTCGGTCCCCATCACCAATCTGTGGCGAGCCGGGACGGAACTTGCTGCTTCCCGCTATGGCGGGGCAGGACAGGCGGCGTTGGCCCCGGGTTCCCAGTATCCCCGAATCTGATCTAAAAATCCCGGGTGCAGACTTGCAGCATGGCTTGCAGAGCTGCTCAGCGAGGTCCCGGACAAGGCTGACAAGCTGAAGTCTCCTAGGTCATCAACACCACTTATTACAGCTCTGGGGAGGACAAGGAGGGTTCCCTGAGGGTCGGGCCGGGCCGGGCCTCCACAGAGGGGCTAACTGGACAGGGGATCAGACAATGGACTTCCGGGCCTTATGGGGCTCTGGCTAGTCTGCTTGCGGAGCTGGCTGGCTGGCCGTCGGGGTTCACCCCCGCCCCTCGCTTCAGGGCTCCCGCCCCCCAGTCTAGGCACCGGCTGTCGACCCCTCCCCTCAGGATTCTCTCCTACGCGCTTCAGCCTCACTCCTCCCCCCTGCCCCGGCCCGTCGGGGACAAGCCAGTCCAGTTAGTTAGGTGGCCGGCAGGGGGAGCGGCAAATGCAGACTTTGGAGAGATCTGGCTTTGGAGCCCCCAGCCTGATTACCCCAGCCACAGCCCCGCCCTTCTCCACCCCTATATTGGGCTGTACTTTGGACGTCACTTCAGATTCCACCGCCCTTACCCCCCACCCCAGAGTCCGCAGGCTGCGGTTTGAGAATGGGACGCGGGGGAGAAACCACCCCACCCAGGAACCCCAGACAGCCggcctgggggaggagggagacacTGCGGGCAGTGGTCAGGGGAGTCccagaaatgggggagggaagagagaagcagGACAAGATTGCAGAGAGCGTGGGAGAAGCTCTTGGATGGGGGGCTGGGAGACTAAGGAGCGGTTGAAACCAAGTGTCGGGAGAAACTAAGCTGAGAATCactgtctggggggggggggggcggtgtaGGATGATGAGTTCAAATCATTATATGTAAAGGTATAAGTTTGCGCATGTACAAGTGTATTGTGAAGGGTGAGGGAGAAGTGTGCGGTGAATATGAAAATACCCGTGTGGATGTCTTTGGGAACGTGTATTATTCTGTATGTGCAGTGTTTTTCTGAGTGTATGTGTGTACGTGTGCCATATCTGAGGGTGAATTATGAATGAATCCACAATGCATGTATCACGACCTGTTGGGATGAGGAGTGATATACGTGGTTATTAAAGGGAAGGAAGATGTCTGCGCCTGCCTGTGGAAGTGAGTGGATGAGTATGTGAGGTGGGAGAGGGTGGACAGGGTGTGAATGTGTCTGGGAGTGTCATCTTGTGTAGAATGTGTCATCCAGTGGCATGTGTCACTCTAAGGGTGTTGTCCTATGTCTGCTTGTGGGGGACAGGGGAGATGGTAGTACCAATCCAACTTACAAACTGACagtagaaaaaaagggaggatcAGTGAGGGCAACAGCCAAGATTGGGAAGGTGagagaatgggaagaaaaaagagaaaatccacaAAAAACGAGCCACAAGGAACAGGGACAACTAGCAAAAATGACATAATAAGGAACTTCATGTATGTCTCTCAGTCACTTATGTCTTCCAGTTTTTCTGTCATTGTTTTTCCCTAGATGTCTGCTTTCTTCAAGTCTCCCTATTTCCTAAGAGACTGCCCAGATCCCTACTCCCTACACCATTAACTTTAACAAACACCATACGtcctatctattttttttttttttttctgatccagGGACTTAAAGATGGAGAGAGGACTGAGATTCCTGCTATGGAATTTAGGTCATATACCTTGGTTGGAGCTCACCATAAAAACACAGATGCCATATGAAAGGTTAAGCATATGGAGGAACTTATTCATGGACCCAGGGATTTATGTGACTCCAAGAAACCAAAATCaattcagcaaatgtttattaattacttattagGGGGGCatcaaggtggtgcagtggatagagcaccagtcctgaagtcagaacctgagttcaaatgtgacctcagatactcaatacttcctagctgtgtgaccctgggcaagtcacttaaccccaactgcctcagcaaaaaattaaaattaaaataatgatttttaaaaaacaaataaaaaaatacttattatgtggCCATATCCTGGTCAGGCCAGTTTCCTGATCAATTGGTGAACTTAATGGGAaataggcctttttttttttttttttggggggggggacttCTTGAAATCATCTATCCCTGGAAAAACTTAATTTTTCCATTGGCATTTTAAGAGCAAAAAAGACCAGTCCTCATTAAATCTCAATAAGTGAAATGATTCAAAATAAATTGATTGTCTTGGAGGCATTAAGAGGTTACCAAACATGGAATGTTGTTGATTATGTAGAGTGTTAGTGTAGCTGTATTGGGGAGAGCCAACAATTAGTGAGAATAAAATGGGACTCATGCTTCATCTTCCCATTGGTTGATCACACACTACTTCAAGGAAAGAGTTAAGCCATGCCATGGGAGGGGGATGGAGAAGGAGACATATTTCAAACCTTCCTCCACTTTGAACACTACTGGCCTAGGGAATAAGTTCCAATGACTAGGTCTGCCCAAACTCTGGAAAGGATAGACCCTCTTGGAGTCTTTGTTCTGACCTATTAAATTGAGTCCAAAGTACTACTAATCTTGAATTGTGTAGGAGAAAGGAATTTCACTTGAATGTCAA
Protein-coding sequences here:
- the WNT1 gene encoding proto-oncogene Wnt-1, whose protein sequence is MGTETLLLSWGAATLLALAAMPGVLAANSSGRWWGIVNVASSTNLLTDSKSLQLVLEPSLQLLSRKQRRLIRQNPGILHSVSGGLQSAVRECKWQFRNRRWNCPTASGPHVFGKIVNRGCRETAFIFAITSAGVTHSVARSCSEGSIESCTCDYRRRGPGGPDWHWGGCSDNIDFGRLFGREFVDSGEKGRDLRFLMNLHNNEAGRTTVFSEMRQECKCHGMSGSCTVRTCWMRLPTLRAVGDVLRDRFDGASRVLYGNRGSNRASRAELLRLEPEDPAHKPPSPHDLVYFEKSPNFCTYSGRMGTAGTAGRACNSSSPALDGCELLCCGRGHRTRTQRVTERCNCTFHWCCHVSCRNCTHTRVLHECL